The region GGCACCCAAGGATGCAACTATACTGCACATTGTAGCTTAGTTTTCTATGCTGAGTTATAATACTACAGTGTAAGGACTACAAACATACACAAAGCTAGAGGAAGTTCAGGAGAAACCCTATCATTTTCATAGACCTCCTACAGATATTTTTGCATACTTGGAAAGCTGCTCTATAGCCACCAGGCACAGAAATGACAATACAGATCACAACGAGCACTAGAGATAAAAGGTACAAGCCCTGAGCACTGAAGGGCTCAGACAGGGCTCACAttcatttctctctcttgtTCATTCTCTCCCCCAGGCAACCTAAACCAGAGAGTGTGCACTGACTGGCTGCAAGGATGTCAGCCAGTGTCATGGCAAAATGCCTGGTGGAGGCTTAAGTCTCAACAAAGCCACTTCATTCTTCTCAGAGAGTCAACATCTGTGTCTGTTGTCATCCCGTTGATAGGCGTTGTGATCATTTCTGCCCAGACACCAGTACCCAGAGAGATAAATAGGTACTGAATTCAGCAGACAACAACAAATCACAGCCTTCACAGAGGCTGAATTTCACATCAGGAGTTTCACTCTATCCTGTTTTCTTGGTGAGGAGGAGACAGAGATGCAACTGCTGAAGTAGATCTAGGATTCCTACTGGAACCATAAGAGAAACAGCTGCTCTTGGGAAGTCTAAAAGGAGAGTGAGCAAGTGTTCAATGAAGATTTGGGAAGAAAACTAGCCAGGTACAATCAGGAAGTTGCCAAGTATCACATGACACTGACCAACAGATCTTGAGAGGAACCTCTGCGTGTGCTAGACTTAATCCAGGTATGGAGCCCATAGCATGATTCCCAGCAAAGAATCCCTGAAGGCCAGCTCTGAAGAACAGACTCTCAAGGAACCAGGTTGAGAGAAAACCTCTTTCAGAAATATGCTAGGGTttatgttttgtagaaaaaCGAGTATGAAAGTTTAAACTCAAATGTATTAGCAAGAGTGCAGTCAGCAGGCAAGACATTTCTCACAGCTATTTGGCACTGCTGACACTTGGATACTGTGAAGAGTTTGGGCTCCCAAGTCAAAGAAAGACCTTAACAGACTAGAGAAAATGTCATCCACAGGCCATCAAGATAGACAGAGGCTGGACCACAGAACATAGGAGGGGATGTTAGGCaagctgggtttgttcagcctggggagaaggcagcagaggAGAATCTTACCACTGCCTAGAGCTACCTACCTGTAAGATGCAGAGAAAACTGCACCTGGAGCAGTGTGTTTTAACTGCTGCGTTCGATCTTTGCACAAGAATCTGACTATTTTGAGCACAGGGTTGGACCAGAGATCCCCACAGATTATtgcaacctaaattattctatgactATATGTGCGACTATGCAGGAGGCCTTAACAAAAAGGGGAATACATAACATTTCAGTGAGAGCATCAGAGCAACTTGTTAAAATTGACTCCTATTCACACTGacctgcaatatttttttttataaaatggcCATAGCAACAGGATATTAAATCCTGCTCTCAAACAGGTGTGACTATAGGATTTGCAAAGCCAGTAAAAACTAACTGCCCAGCTACGTGAACTAATTCTCCAAGCACTTCTTATAGAAAACAAGATACAAAAGATACATCAAAGGAAATGCTCTTCTGTAGCCTTGCCCATTTTGTTTGCCAGTTTGCAaggttaaagaaaaattataagATGGAGCAGTCTTTATGACTactattaatttttcattatgacTATTCACATGGGATCATAACAACAGTAACAagctggaagaggaggagaataTTTTTGGAGAAGCAATTGCTGGTGGAGACCTGTCAAACAACAGAGCAGTGGAAAACAGATGAGACACTTGTTCTGCTCAGCAATTAACAAAAATAGTCAGTCATGCAACAGCCACAGCACTGACATTAGGTGAGGGCGGGGGGGAGGTGCATTCAGCTCTAAGAAATAACTCAAAACTGAAACAACAGGGAGAAAAAGTAGCTTCTGCCTCAGAACAAGTAGCTCCTGCTTCCCCCCTGCTGACTGAGATCTAAGGTGGGGAGAGCTCAGGAAGTCCAGTTTAGAGATGTATGTAGATCCACACAGACTTAATTAGAGCAACGATTAAGTCTGATGTGATGACTTCTGTCATCTTCACAAAAATGTGGAGTGCTCAAAGCCAGAGGCTGATAGAAGAGAAAGGATGTTGGGGTCGTTGAGGCAGCAATAAAATGAAAGTGCTTAAAGGTTTCCTCTTCATTTGTCCTAGATTTTACAATTGCTTCCAGCACACCAGCAGAGGACACTTGTCATGCGTGAGCTGCTATCATAGTTCCCACCTGGTCCTCAACTAAGGATGCACCTGAAATGTTGTTTGCTGGAGAcacatttaaatgaaatacCACTGTGCTCTTTTCCTGATGTTATGTATGTTTGCTCCCTACTGAGCAAAAAGGGCAACATAACATTTCAGTGGGCACATCAGGGCAACTTGTTCAAATTGGCTGCAACTGATCATTGTCAGTACCTGAATAGCTGGTATTTACCACGATCAGAGACAACAGACACCACTGGTCAGAAATCTGGTCTGCCTCAATTATCACACTGTCAGTCTTAGTAATCTTAGCAGCAAGATTATCTGCTAGTGCTGACCAAAATGAAATAGAGCTTGGACACCCAGTAACCATCTCTCCTATTTCACCTTGGCTATAATCTCCTCGGAGGAAATGATGGAACAAATGAAAGCTGCAGTTGGCTGTGCACGGCACTCAGATATGGGACAGGTGCAGCTGACAACCATGTTCTGTTCAATGCGAGTCGCAAGATACTCACTCCAACAGGGCTGTgaaggcagaagaggagagaacAGGAGCTGCACCACCTGGGTCATGCCACCCTGGAAGCCCACCCTACCCAGCAGAGGGtgcacaaaaccaccacaaaccaTGGATAAATACTCAAAAGCACAAAGGTGGGAACGTTTGGATCTGAAGGATCACAATAAACAACGGAGCTGAGGAAAAAGAATGTGTGTGATCTGTGAAAATCACCTGAAAACAGCTTCACCACAGCAAATCAACTGCCACCAACTAGGCAGCAGCAATTCCCTACCAAATTACAGGAGCGAAAGACGCCAGGACCTTCACCTTGCAGCAGTAGTGCATGCAGCAGAGGGTTGGTGGCTTCTCAGTAGGACACAGCTGGTTCACACAGACTGGGCAGTGGGTTCCTGGGCTCGGGGGGGGCTGGGCATCCTGTACTTGCAGCCCCGAGGAGATAAGCAGGGTCTCAGGGTTCTCCATATAGCATTGGATCAGGAAATCCACATTCCACCTGCAGTGCATGAGGAGGTGCCGAGCAACATCACTTGGGATGCTCAGAGTATCCTGGACCTGCTGTACTGTCTGGTTCATGAGCACCTTCGCCTCCTCTGGACTAAGTGTGTGCCCCATTGGCACCTGCAGCATTGCCATGAGAAACTCTTCCAACCTGCCTATCCCAGGATTCAACCTGACATGGAAAAATGTGTTATGTCCCTACAGGGTAGACATGCACACCCCTCCACATCTGGTGACATGCATCCCTACCGATACAGGCAGTCTGTGTCATCATCATCCAGAGATGCCTCTGGTGGCCTGCTCTGAAAAACCATCTGTGCCTGGCCCCCAAGAGGTGTTGTGGGTTCAGCAGAGATGTATTCCAAGACATGAGGCCTCTCCTCCTGGCGCCGGAGATAGCCCTGGTTCAGTAAGTACAGGACACAGGACAGCACGTCCACGCTGTGGCAGCAGAAGCTCAGGAACTGCAGCCCTGGACACAACTCGCCCCTCTGACAGGCATCAATCACCTACAGCAGCAAGGAAGCCCCACACTGCAATGCAGTGCAGCACCCAGGAAAACCCCCTCTCCTCCTCAATCCCTCCATACCCTAAACACCAGGTTGTCAATGTGGAGCTGCTTCTCCACCTTGAGGATGCGGGTGATGAGGCAGCAGAGGacattcctcttcctttccaggGTGCTGACATCAGCCCTCTCCACCTGCAGGTACctctgctggggcagcagccTCAGGTGGCGGCCAGAGGCACAGGCCAGGGCTGCTTGGTTCACCTGCAGCACACCTGGAGCCAGCACCCAGCCCGGGTCAGCCAGGCCCTGAGCTGGGCCCTGAAGGAGCCCCAGGACACACGTGGGGCTGCTGGACCCAGCCATGGGCCTCCTGCTGCGGCCTTCACAGGTGTCGGCCCCATCCCTGTTCCCCACATGTGGCCCCAAGCAACAGTGACACCCACCACCCCTGGCCCTGTTCCCCAACCCTGCACACACACCCGAGACCGACCCACGCTGATACACACCCCACACGTGGCCCCAAGACCAGCCCCACACACAACCCCCAGCCCCCAACTTGAAAGACAgacctgcaccccaaacacCCACAGACCCACCCCAGCCCACTCGCTTCCCCTACAAGCTCTGGTATGctcaccccagcacccccaggggCGCCCAGCCCCACACCCACCTCCTGGCGTGCAGCTCCGCACCAGGACGCCCTCGCCGTGGGTCAGCGGTGTCAGCGCAtggtgcagcagctcagcagggagCCCGGTGGCCTGCAGCAGGGCCTccacagccacctcctgcaGGAGGGCATGGAAAGGAATGGCCGGCCAAGCCCCACCAAACAAGGGGGGCCTCTGCCCCAAACACCCCCGCACACCCCACCAGAAGGGAGGGAACAACCCTGCtgtgctccagcacccaccgCAGCACCAGCTCCTACCTCAGCACTGTTGAAGCACAGCAGGATGTACATCTGCAGGGTGGACACGTGGAGGACGCAGTCTCCAAACTGCAGCTCGGCGTGGCCCAGCCATGTCCACTGCAGCCGCCGAGGCTTTGAGCActcccagcccagctggctCTGGCCTGCCAGAGACGGCATCAGCGCAGGGCTggggccagctctgctgggcactCCCAGCGcttcccagcactgctgctgccgctggctGAGCTGCTGAGGGGCAGGCTGGGCACCACGAGACCCCCCGCACACCCACGGCCGCCACACTCACTCCGcctgcagaaggcagcaaacTCATCCAGGGGGGAcctcagagcagctgggaaaaaCCTCCCAGGTTCATCCATGTAGCAGAATGGGGACACAGGCCAGCAGCGTGGGGACAGGGCCAGCACCTTCACCTCTGGCACATCTGCCACCGaggctgtccccagcacctggACATGAGGGCAGCTCAGCACAGGCCCCGGGATCCCTGTGAGGAACGTGggcagcctcctgctctccccacccCACCGGCACGCTCACCTCGTCCAGGCCCGTGTCCAGCTCCACCAGCCACttgtcctgctcctgcagccggAAGAGGTAAAACTGCTGCTGGAGCTCCTCTGACTCGGCCAAGTTCCTCAGCATCTCCTGGGGGAAGCGGCTGGGGAAGCACAGCCCAATCTGCTCCACGACAGCTCCTTCCAGCCAAGACAGCCCTTGCGCCAGGAGCCGGTCCCCCAGGTAGTGCCTGCCACAGGCCACAGGGTCAGGTCAGGAGCCAGCCCGAGCCCTGTGGCCACCAGCCACCCACCAGCAGAGATGGCCTCAGCCCTCTCCGTGCCAGGCTAGGCAGCACCCGTCTCCCTTCCCTGTCACCAGCAGGGAATGTGCCTCCACAGCCTGGCAGCGCCCACAGGCCCTCACAgcctttcccctccccacacCAGAGATGGGAAAAGCAAGCGGGAGCATCACAGCCACACCAGCCCAGGCTCAGCCACAGCCCCAGTGCCACCTGCACCTCCCTCGCCACGCCACACCAGCCCTCTGGTGCTGTGGAGACATGGCACCCTCACCGGTAGAAGTGCTCGAAGGTGTGAGCAAGCTCCAGGCCACTGAAGACAACAAAGGGCTCCAGgatctgctgcagctgctgcaatgGGCCcatgctgcctgcagccccctgcagctcctggatcTTCCTGTCCAGGTAGCGGGCAAACTGCTCGCTCACCTGCAGAGGAACAGGGCTGGTGCAGAGGGGGCTCACCGGGCGCCAAGGCCGGGCTGGGGAAAAGTCCCTGGGGGGAACAGCCAGGAAACCCTGGGGCTCTTGGGCAGGGGCCAAGGGTGTGCAGGCACCAGCCCAGGACAGCACACAAGCACTCACAGCTGGGTACCATCCAGGGCCACCACAGGACTAGGTTCCATGACCTGACTGGGGGGCTAAGACACCCCCCACCCGGAGCTCACCCAAGGCTGTGGGCCAGGGCAGCCTCCCAGGCAGTGCCAGCGGCTGGTGACACTGGGGCCCGGCACTGGTGCCACGCTCCCTTGACTCACGTGCAGGGTGGCGAGGAAGGAGAGTTGCAGCAAAGCCCCTGCAAAGCCCTGGCCCAGGGCCAGCATGAAGGCGGCCTGCTGCCCAAAGAGCTCCTCCGTGGCCCCACGCAGGCGCTGGTACAGCCCACAGTATCGCTCCACGAGGTctggtgcctgccctgccaccTCCAAGAACCCCTgcacctgcggggaggcagcaCGACAGGGGTGAGCCCCACAGTGGGACGCGCCTGTGCCCTGCGGGAAcctccacagccccagccctgctctgccgaCACCGGCTGCCTGGGTCCTGGCCAGAGGCCAGCTGGAGGCCCTGGTGCTGTCAGGGGCTGCTGAGCACTTGGGgtgaggagggagcagagcccgaggGCTCAGCAGAGGCTGCGGCGGCAGGACAGAAGTGCAGCAGCCACCCAGCAGGAATAAGTTGCCCAACGCTGGACCCATCTCCCAGCCCGGGCACAAGGGCCAGGCTGATGTCTGAGCCCTGCCCGGGTGGCAAGTGCAGCAGGGCTGTCCCCATGCCCCTCCAGGCCCTGCAGAGGCCAGGTACAGCCCCGCACCCCCCCCACTATCCCAGGGCACCACCAGGCCCTGCTCTCCACTCTTCACaacacctgcccagcacacagtCCCACATGCCCTTTCTGGCCTCACAACTGGCTGTCCAAGCTCTACCTGCTGCTGCACCACACCACGCCAGCACCGCGAGATGCCCCACAGGCTGCTCGACCTCTCCACCGCTGCCTTTGCAGCTCTGGCTGGCACCTCCTTGTTCTTCCTCTCCTGCCCGCCTGCCAAGGGACAGCCCTGGGCTCAGTGTGGCTCTGTGCGCAGGCTCCACACAGCAACCACAGCagcctccccctctccccaagGGGCAGAGAAGATGCCGGGGAGGCATGGCCGCGATGGGGGCACAGCCACCATTCTTCCCCAGCTCAAGAGCCACAGGACTCTCCTTAGAGCTCCCAGGCAGATCCCCACAGCCACAGCCCAGCACCCGGGACCACCATCCCCCAGCTCCATGGGAGGGCAGCCCCTCACTCACCAGCTGCTCTCGCCTCCTctggctctgtgctgctggggtcCACATGCACCAGGAGTTGGGTCAGGCGCCGCACACGGGAACCAAAGACAGCACTGCGGCTGGTGGCACGGCGGGGCAGCTCCACACTCTCCAGGTACTCCCTCAGCAGCCAGGCCAGGGCGCTGATGCCTTCGGGGTCTGCGAGGCCAACCAGACTCAAAGCGGGGTGCCTCAGCCTGAGGCACAGTGTGGATGGGCCCGGGAGAGCACAGGGTACCTGGGCTAGTGATGCTCTCCACCAAGGGGCTCACCAGGGCCTCCCAGCACGTCCTGCCCAAGGCCTGGGCTGCCTCATCGTCAGGAAGGAAGCGGTCGGCAAAGCCCTGCTCGTGCCGCAGAGCCTGGTTCAGcctgcaacagcagctgggcAGCACACAGTGGGGGACTGCAAGGTGGCCCCGGCCCTCTGGGACTGCTGGCGGCCAGGAGAAGCCAGAGTCCCTCCCTGTCCAGCTGGGACACCcggctgctcctctcccagcccTACGGTCCCCCTTGCGGGCTGCCACCACCATCCCCCCAGGCCCTGGGACGCTGGGGTCATGATGACACAGTCGGGAGACAACTCACCGGCCAAAGAGCTGCAGTAGTCGTCCCCGGTCCCGGCAGATCTCCTGGCACCAAGCATGAGCCTGAACAGTGTAGAAGAGGAACGTTCGCCAGCACAGCTGCTCCCTGAAGACTGGCCAGAACGTGGGCTTGGGACCCAGCACCTCGATGCCACGCACACGTGTGTCAATGCCGCCCTACAGGAAAGTGTGACCCTTagctcctccagcctgtccccgACACCCTACACTGCCAGTTCGTCGCCTCCTGCTCCCCTACCTGCTGGCACCGCTTCACTCGGATCTGGATGACGGGCCAGAAGCGGGTCATGTTCTCCAGCAGGACCACTCTGCTGTCTGAAGGCAGGATGGTCACCTGCAGGCAGACAGTGAGCTCTCAGCACGCCAGGCGGCGAGCACCAGTCACCCTGCGTGCTCCCCAGTCACCCCACATTACAGCCATGAGGTGtgtcccccagcagccccgACACAGCCAAAGGGTGCCCCCGGCAGGGCCCCATTCATGGCTCACAGCCCCAGCgcaggctgggctgcagggctgccccTACCCAGGTCTCCAGCTCCCGTTGCCTACAGCCAGGAGGAGgctcccacagcagctcctgctggcccCAGCTCCCTATGGGCCCCATGGCCAGGGCAACACCTTCACAGGGCACAGCAAGGACCAGCCCACTGCTCCCGTGGGGCCCCATGGCCAGAGCAGCCTGTGCCAAACTCACTGTGTTCAGCTCGGTTCTGATGGTGGTTGGGCTGTCACCCCCCAGCACCACGACACGGGCCGGCATGTAGCTGGAGTCCTCGCTGGCCACCAGCATGCTCatctccctgcagcacagcaaacaTGGTGCTGCCAAGCTGTCCCCACCCCCCTGCCCtggcccctgccagccccacacacTGCTGCCCACATCCAGCAGCCCCCAGGATGGGGACCACTGGGGCAGGGCTCACACAGAGCCTCCAAAGCCCTCTCCTCCTTGTACAGCTGCTGGCCCTCCTGGCCCCAAGGCCTCCCAGCCCCGCTGAGCCAGCCCCACCTGACCAGCACCCCACACTGCATGTGCACAGTGATGAAGTGGGAGCCGGTGCTGCCATTTGACTCCCAGTAGGTCTTGGGGTTCCTGTCTGTCAGCTTGCTGGCCCGGTGGGGGTTGGAGGACACCTGCACCTTCTCCCAGCACTTGTCCTCCTTCGCCTCCACGCTGGAGCCTGTGGGGAGCGCACATGGAGCCTCCAGCCGCCTGGCCAGCACATACCAGGCACAGGGCTCCAGATCCCACTCCCTGCTGTCAGTCACCTCGGCACAGGTTGCGCAGAAAGACATCAAAGAAGGGGATGCTGATGGGCTGCTGGCTCCGGCGGTGCTCCTCTATCTGCCCCAACACCAGCTATGGGATGGGTGAGGCTCTTACCAGGGGCCCTGGGTCCTCCTCCCCTTGCCCAccacagggctggggcaggcagggagcagacGGCTGCCCCTCAGTGCCAGGGACGGCTGGATGCCGCAGGACCCAGAGGCCCAGTGCAGCCGGGCCTTCCCAGGCCTACCTGAATGCAGCCAGCCAAGATGCTGGTTGTCAGCTTCCTGCAGAGGCTGCTGTACTTCTCACAGTCGGTCACCAGGTCGAGCAGGGCTGGTGCCAGTGACGGGGCTGTGCGGTGCTTGTCCAGGGCTTTGGCCAGAGCCTCACGAGAGCCCGCATGGCACATCACCGCAGCACAGTCCTTGCTGGCACTGGCCAGGCGGTGCAGGAAGCCCACAACCTCCTGCACCACCTGCTGAGCGGCAGCCATGAGTGGCCAGGCTGGCACCAGGagccctccagccccagcagcggGTGCTGCAGGGCTCCATCCCCCTCACCCTGACACTGCAGCGGGGCTCGCCAGAGCCCAGCCGGGCATAGCACTGGGCACACTGGCCACGAGGATGCGGCCATGGCCAGGATGGCCACTGCCCCCCTCTCCCAGCGCGTTAGCCATGGCACACTGAACTCCAGCAGGCAGGGACCTGCTTCACCAACACTGGGCCCAGCCAAcgcacagcacagccaccaaagctgcccctgcccgccggGAGTCCCGCAGCCTCCTTACCTCCCCATCGCTGCTGTgcgcactcagggagaacaaaCAGGGCTCCACACACTCGTGCCAGGGCAGCACATCCTCCTGGTAACCCTCCAGGAACTTGTTCAGGATCCTGAGTGACAGGGGGCCAACTCAAGCTGGGGCACAGACAGCAGTGCCAGGGGGAGCCCTGCTCCCTACCCCTCTGACAAAGCCAGCACTCCACATGGACCGGGAGCCAAGGCTCCCCAGGCATCTCGGACACCACACCAGCACCCAGGCATCTGCTGCACTGCCCTGGCGTGTCCCAAACAGCATCCAGGCATGTGCTGCTCTGTCCCACGTGGCACCATGCCCTGGGACACCCCAATCAGCACCTGTGGATGTGCTGGGGTGCACCTACCCTGGCCCACAGTCAAAAGTTGAACAGCCCCACCAGCACCGACACATGTGCTGTGTCCTGCAAACATCGCCATGAGCACTCACACCTGCTGCAGAGGACCCAGACCCCCCAAGGATGCTCAGGGACCCACCTGAGGATGCTCAAGCTCATGGCCTTCTCTGTCCCCAGCAGCTTCAAGCTGCgcagcagcagcctgaagcACCCGTGGTCCTGCAGCAGCCGGGCTGCCTCACCAGAGGGGACAGGACCTTCGGCACAGAGCTGCCGCTCCAGGaccaccaccacctccttgGACAAGGTGCTGTTGTcccccaggctgcccagcagtGTCTGCATGTCCCCCAGGCCCAGTGGCACCTCTCTGCCTGCCAGGACAGGGACATACAGGCCTGGCCCAGGCACTCACAGGAGCCATGCCATGGGGTGCTCTGCCCCACAGGCGAGGCAAGCCGTGCCCACTGCGTCCCGGGGCCGGGGCACAGTGGGGCTTTGGGTGCACGGTACCTGCCATCTCCAGGCACAGAGGTAGCCGGTGCTCTGCCAGGCGGTTGATGGTGCTGAGGGCCAGCATGGCCTGAGGGCAGCCAGTGCTCTGCTtgtcccaccagcagctctgcagcaccgTGTGGAGGTCACAGCTCaccagctgctctgccaggcCCCGGTGGCCGTCAATCAGCATGTTCACCACCAGCAACCCATTCTGCACGCCTGAGGAgcccctgcagggacagagccaTGCAggtgccttcctccccccagcacagagcctcCCCTGCACCCACAAGCCACCTGCCTGCCTTGCCCAACTCTCAACACAGAGGGTCCCCCCGCCCCCAGCCACTGCCCTCGCTCTGCCCCTACCCTGGCACCCTCTGCATGGTGCTCATGGCAGCAGGGATGGCACTCAGCAGGCTTGCCGAGCCCTCGCTGGAAGCAGAGCCGATGCTGGCAAAGATCTCTCGCATCATCTGCATGTCAGCCTGGTTCAGGGGCAAGACCTTCCCACTGGTGCCTTCTGGCTCGCCAGCCACAGCTCCCACCAGCACCTTCAGGGCCTGCAAGGTCCAAGCAATCAGAAGGGCAGTGGGCATCTTCGCCACACCTGGGCAAGCCAGTGCCCTTCCTGCCCGCCTCCAGCATATCCTCTGCCACACTCACCGCCAGGCCGGCCTGCtgcaccagggcagaggaggCGTGCTGCTGCATGCCTGCCAGCACGGCCCACACACCACCCTCCGTGGCAAATGCCATGCGCCAGTCGTAT is a window of Columba livia isolate bColLiv1 breed racing homer chromosome 3, bColLiv1.pat.W.v2, whole genome shotgun sequence DNA encoding:
- the LOC102093755 gene encoding cullin-9 isoform X8; translated protein: MVNERHNGNLLVHLGPKLQAYPQELLRQRRGQDGQPEYLIQWSIVSLEERAVGGNGASCAETKPENISMWMSAEEVCATCPTLLGKRKLEGQWVKEEKAASPFTADVPVDEASLLEMKADVRSLVQRARRQMSKSGSPESFILNTIHVLSAYASIGSLASAFKETGALDLLMKMLCHKEKQIRHSAGNMLRALASHDAGSRAYVLLSLSQQDGIEQHMDFDSRYTLLELFAETTSSEEHHMSFEGIHIPQIPGKLLFILVKHYLCVTSLLDKLSSDLEQGGQQQDCAVPSLFPEERSRVKQEFEFSMAMANLILELVHVMGWDHGHKPEPLPRQELQPRTTRSIFQHGATSSTAAQMPGLNSNHGPHKKQGCAFLTSSDFADRSGYMEYLRANLRRGMRVRLLEDCGGVRAGEEGECLQNTNSMHTVQVLWQSTGQTYWMRWHMLEIIGFGDQWEDPAAQEKERSLIESSNLDTVAQPFFCKPFGVLYSLPYLREQPSKASEVLSRSEWWELLFFVKKLEAQGQKEIICLIQQDQGEQLSEVDEEALIQLSVPVELAQKVLRVLEKKCQRSIQRDLRGSHIYTKYFLGRRAEQDARLNTAVSSEGAGCRSTDPEITMAKAAKEELSASTVPPHALAAVAKSDSQLFNELLEREGLFFPEVPEEQIRVLGSSDEASERGSLAKMAAVVDVIQSSSSELGLCLAGLKHIMKILEEEPEPRVSKVQGGLGTRSVGEKLVKAVVELLSTEVAEKALVAVTLRLLAILMMKYDWRMAFATEGGVWAVLAGMQQHASSALVQQAGLAALKVLVGAVAGEPEGTSGKVLPLNQADMQMMREIFASIGSASSEGSASLLSAIPAAMSTMQRVPGGSSGVQNGLLVVNMLIDGHRGLAEQLVSCDLHTVLQSCWWDKQSTGCPQAMLALSTINRLAEHRLPLCLEMAGREVPLGLGDMQTLLGSLGDNSTLSKEVVVVLERQLCAEGPVPSGEAARLLQDHGCFRLLLRSLKLLGTEKAMSLSILRILNKFLEGYQEDVLPWHECVEPCLFSLSAHSSDGEQVVQEVVGFLHRLASASKDCAAVMCHAGSREALAKALDKHRTAPSLAPALLDLVTDCEKYSSLCRKLTTSILAGCIQLVLGQIEEHRRSQQPISIPFFDVFLRNLCRGSSVEAKEDKCWEKVQVSSNPHRASKLTDRNPKTYWESNGSTGSHFITVHMQCGVLVREMSMLVASEDSSYMPARVVVLGGDSPTTIRTELNTVTILPSDSRVVLLENMTRFWPVIQIRVKRCQQGGIDTRVRGIEVLGPKPTFWPVFREQLCWRTFLFYTVQAHAWCQEICRDRGRLLQLFGRCCCRLNQALRHEQGFADRFLPDDEAAQALGRTCWEALVSPLVESITSPDPEGISALAWLLREYLESVELPRRATSRSAVFGSRVRRLTQLLVHVDPSSTEPEEARAAGGQERKNKEVPARAAKAAVERSSSLWGISRCWRGVVQQQVQGFLEVAGQAPDLVERYCGLYQRLRGATEELFGQQAAFMLALGQGFAGALLQLSFLATLHVSEQFARYLDRKIQELQGAAGSMGPLQQLQQILEPFVVFSGLELAHTFEHFYRHYLGDRLLAQGLSWLEGAVVEQIGLCFPSRFPQEMLRNLAESEELQQQFYLFRLQEQDKWLVELDTGLDEVLGTASVADVPEVKVLALSPRCWPVSPFCYMDEPGRFFPAALRSPLDEFAAFCRRSQSQLGWECSKPRRLQWTWLGHAELQFGDCVLHVSTLQMYILLCFNSAEEVAVEALLQATGLPAELLHHALTPLTHGEGVLVRSCTPGGVLQVNQAALACASGRHLRLLPQQRYLQVERADVSTLERKRNVLCCLITRILKVEKQLHIDNLVFRVIDACQRGELCPGLQFLSFCCHSVDVLSCVLYLLNQGYLRRQEERPHVLEYISAEPTTPLGGQAQMVFQSRPPEASLDDDDTDCLYRLNPGIGRLEEFLMAMLQVPMGHTLSPEEAKVLMNQTVQQVQDTLSIPSDVARHLLMHCRWNVDFLIQCYMENPETLLISSGLQVQDAQPPPSPGTHCPVCVNQLCPTEKPPTLCCMHYCCKPCWSEYLATRIEQNMVVSCTCPISECRAQPTAAFICSIISSEEIIAKYEKALLRGYVECCSNLTWCTNPQGCDQILLKDGLGYGAACSKCSWISCFNCNFPEAHYPASCSHMSQWVDDDGYYEGMTSEAQSKHLAKLISKHCPSCQAQIEKNEGCLHMTCAKCNHGFCWRCLKPWRPTHKDYYNCSAVVSKAAWQEKRFQDYNERCIFHHHGREFAMSLRNRVSSISVMPKIRTLTFVLDACKMLEQARKVLAYSCVYSYYNQDTESMDIVEQQTESLELHTNALQILLEETLLQHQDLDSSLQLLKAEHFSAGLELVHQIKQRLFAVLWQSTQQDFRVGLQTLADPGQRNVKLSNVSSSASACVGPKHTISCDSPNLEEGGKESEEEEYEPQWQEDYDEDDDLDEDNFLFGNESDNLDCDSYFDDDDAYD